TGGTAATAGTGTAGTTAATATGAGTGTATTTAATATTAGtctatttattattgttaatgaATCCTAATACTTGATTAGTGTATTTATTCTTGTGGTTGTTCATGTCATGCAGCTGCGGCGGAAGATATAGATGGGGTGGAAGGTGCGAGAAGTTTCTACACTACTGATGTACAAAGTAAGGGGTATAACTTGAGGATTGACCCAATACGTAGGAGCGCAAGTAGATATACCCCTTCCACAAtaaaaaaagcagtaaaaaaatgtactaaatttgtgaaaaagacATTTAGCAAGTAATCTTTATATTTATTGTTCACCTATTGTTGTAAGATTGCTATTGTGGTAAGATTGCTATGGtagtttttgtttaatttaattcataatgtagtacataatccaatacaataaGTAAATAAATGCCAAAAATCCTAAGAATTATGAGCACCACCACTAGCACTTGACCCTGGACGCTGAGGGCATCTACTTCGACTGTGACCTTGGCCTCCACAAAGCCTGCAATGCCTAGGACCACGCATATCACGCATATCCATTTCATTCAAGAAACGAGTTATTTTGGGACGTCCTTTGGATACTCGCTTTAAGTGCGGATTAGGTATATGCCTTGGTCCTTGATACACAGGCCATGTTGCTGGATTCCCTAATGGCTTAAACCTTGCTCTATACACCTTCTTTATCTCTTCCATCCTATATACGTCATGAACATATTGTTGCCAATCAAGTCGTTGGTTCGCACAACACGCAAAGACATGACGACAAGGAATTCGATATGTCTGAAACTCACCACAATCACAATGTCGTTGACGGAGATTCACCGCATACTCTAAACCACTGGGCATCTCGCGCACCTCAAAGACCTCATTCTGCCTATCAAACAAGTTAACTTGGATGTTTCCCGCTGCTTGCTAATTTGATTGAAGTTTGTTGATTGCATATTCAGAGAATACATGTCCCGCATTCGTTCGAGCCTCAGCCTCAGCCTTCTTCCTAGTGAACAACTCATTTAACCTATAAAAAGTTGCCTTGACAAGTGATGTAATTGGAAGATTTCGCGCCCCCTTTAATACCCCATTGATGCACTCGACTAGGTTTGTGGTCATATGACCCCAGCGATATCCATTATCGAACGCCAAAGCATATTGCTGACGTGGGATCCGATCGAGCCACTGAGTGTAAGCCTCACCACGCTCACGTAATCTTGCATACTGCACATTAAATTCACGCACAGTCCTACAATAacctgtaaaaagaaaaaaaaagaaaaaaaaataagtatcACCACATAACACTAACATCATTATTTAACTATAATTTACGTACCCATATTTACAATCAACTTTTGTAAATACGGTGCCTTGAAATTCCTTAAGAAGTTGGATGCTATGTGCCTAACACAAAACATGCGGATAGCTCTCGGAGGCTCCCATGATCCATTACTACGTGCTATTGCTGAGGTAATAGAGTCGTGTCGATCAGAGATAAGCCCAATACCATCCCGCGTCACCACATGTGTGCGCAAATGAGTAAGAAAAAAGTGCCATGCATCAGAAGTCTCACCCTCAACAACGGCAAATGCAAGAGGCACAATATTGCCATTGCCATCCTGAGAAACTGCAACTAAGAGAGCTCCTTTGTATTTGCCATAC
This region of Arachis hypogaea cultivar Tifrunner chromosome 8, arahy.Tifrunner.gnm2.J5K5, whole genome shotgun sequence genomic DNA includes:
- the LOC112704994 gene encoding uncharacterized protein; this translates as MIAEVIKPLVEVDPSLKVKSVIAEVQSKFNYTISYRKAWLAKKKAIANIFCGWEASYEALPSWFEAMVQKDPSAVVEIETAPAYLGDEVVQDIRILTRVFWSFYPYIRAFRSCKPIVQIDGTHLYGKYKGALLVAVSQDGNGNIVPLAFAVVEGETSDAWHFFLTHLRTHVVTRDGIGLISDRHDSITSAIARSNGSWEPPRAIRMFCVRHIASNFLRNFKAPYLQKLIVNMGYCRTVREFNVQYARLRERGEAYTQWLDRIPRQQYALAFDNGYRWGHMTTNLVECINGVLKGARNLPITSLVKATFYRLNELFTRKKAEAEARTNAGHQAAGNIQVNLFDRQNEVFEVREMPSGLEYAVNLRQRHCDCGEFQTYRIPCRHVFACCANQRLDWQQYVHDVYRMEEIKKVYRARFKPLGNPATWPVYQGPRHIPNPHLKRVSKGRPKITRFLNEMDMRDMRGPRHCRLCGGQGHSRSRCPQRPGSSASGGAHNS